A region of Allocoleopsis franciscana PCC 7113 DNA encodes the following proteins:
- the miaA gene encoding tRNA (adenosine(37)-N6)-dimethylallyltransferase MiaA gives MELFNHQRLGLITLCGATATGKSGLALALAQRLNSVIISADSRQVYREFDIGTAKPSAIERQQVPHYLIDICEPTQTMTLADYQLSAQELIAQFQARGTIPLLVGGTGLYIRAVVQGMKIPRVAPHPELRSQLSSLGQNQLYQYLQKVDPAAAQKIHANDEVRTLRALEVFYVTGRPISEQQGENPPNYPILQIGLECSNSNILTRRIEKRTEQMIVAGWEAEVKALCQKYGIDLPLLDTLGYREMKQYLAGEISLSQAKELTVLHTRQFAKRQRTWFRAYPQIEWFDADHPDLLEQVWQRIQAFNSTVSVSSSLNPIPAND, from the coding sequence ATGGAATTATTCAATCATCAGCGACTGGGTTTGATCACCCTTTGTGGTGCGACAGCGACGGGTAAGTCAGGCTTAGCGTTGGCTTTAGCGCAACGACTGAATTCAGTTATTATCAGTGCTGACTCTCGTCAAGTTTACCGGGAATTTGACATTGGCACGGCTAAACCCTCAGCCATTGAACGACAGCAAGTGCCTCATTATTTAATAGATATCTGTGAGCCAACCCAGACAATGACTCTGGCAGACTACCAGCTATCAGCACAAGAATTGATTGCTCAATTTCAGGCAAGGGGTACAATTCCCTTACTCGTTGGTGGTACGGGTTTATACATTCGTGCGGTGGTGCAGGGAATGAAAATTCCCAGAGTTGCACCCCATCCGGAATTGCGATCGCAACTTTCCTCCCTCGGTCAAAATCAGCTTTACCAATACCTGCAAAAGGTTGACCCAGCGGCAGCTCAGAAGATTCACGCTAACGACGAAGTCAGGACATTACGAGCATTAGAAGTATTTTACGTGACTGGACGCCCAATTTCCGAGCAACAAGGCGAGAATCCTCCCAACTATCCAATTCTTCAGATTGGGTTGGAATGTAGTAACTCCAATATCCTGACTCGTCGCATTGAGAAGCGAACTGAGCAAATGATTGTGGCGGGTTGGGAAGCCGAGGTGAAAGCTCTTTGCCAAAAATATGGTATTGATTTGCCACTTTTAGATACACTCGGCTATCGAGAAATGAAGCAATATCTTGCAGGTGAAATTTCCCTGTCTCAAGCCAAAGAACTAACCGTTTTGCACACTCGCCAATTTGCTAAGCGACAGCGCACTTGGTTTCGAGCTTATCCACAAATTGAGTGGTTTGATGCCGATCATCCTGATTTGCTAGAGCAAGTATGGCAGCGTATCCAAGCCTTTAATTCTACTGTATCCGTATCCTCTTCATTGAATCCAATTCCAGCGAATGATTAA
- the gyrB gene encoding DNA topoisomerase (ATP-hydrolyzing) subunit B has translation MTSSYSADQIQVLEGLEPVRKRPGMYIGSTGPRGLHHLVYEVVDNSIDEALAGYCTHIEIDINADGSVTVTDDGRGIPTDTHPTTGKSALETVMTVLHAGGKFGGGGYKVSGGLHGVGISVVNALSEWVEVTVWRENRIHTQRYERGIPVTELIGKPSKEARTGTSVSFKPDTQIFVTTGIEFDYTTLAGRVRELAYLNAGVRITFTDNRLEQPRQETYYYEGGIQEYVAYMNREKEPLHQEIIYIQGERNGTQVEVALQWCVDAYSDNLLGFANNIRTIDGGTHLEGLKAVLTRTMNAIARKRNKIKEGEPNLGGENVREGLTGVISVKVPDPEFEGQTKTKLGNTEVRGIVESLVGEVLTEYLEFRPNVADAVLDKAIQAFKAAEAARRARDLVRRKSVLESSPLPGKLADCSSRDPSESEIFIVEGDSAGGSAKQGRDRQFQAILPLRGKILNIEKTDDAKIYKNTEIQALITALGLGIKGDEFDPSQLRYHRIVIMTDADVDGAHIRTLLLTFFYRYQRSLVDQGYIYIACPPLYKVERGRNHYYCYSDRELNNLIQHEFPSNASYTIQRFKGLGEMMPTQLWETTMNPGTRTLKRVEIEDAAEADRVFTVLMGDRVGPRREFIETYGSRLNLTDLDI, from the coding sequence ATGACGAGTAGTTATAGTGCCGATCAGATTCAAGTTCTGGAAGGTCTCGAACCGGTGCGAAAACGCCCAGGGATGTACATCGGTTCTACTGGCCCTAGGGGACTCCATCATCTAGTTTACGAGGTCGTAGACAATTCCATTGATGAGGCTCTAGCGGGTTATTGTACTCATATTGAAATTGACATCAATGCCGATGGTTCCGTTACCGTTACAGACGACGGACGCGGCATTCCCACCGATACTCATCCCACCACGGGCAAATCGGCACTGGAAACAGTGATGACGGTACTTCATGCGGGAGGGAAGTTTGGTGGCGGTGGATATAAAGTCTCTGGAGGACTGCATGGTGTCGGGATTTCAGTTGTTAACGCGCTGTCTGAGTGGGTAGAGGTGACGGTTTGGCGTGAGAACCGGATACACACCCAGCGTTATGAACGAGGTATCCCCGTTACTGAACTCATCGGCAAGCCGTCCAAAGAAGCCCGAACTGGCACGTCAGTTTCCTTTAAGCCAGACACGCAAATCTTTGTTACCACGGGCATCGAGTTCGACTACACCACACTCGCGGGGCGTGTGCGAGAACTAGCCTACCTGAATGCGGGTGTCCGGATTACGTTTACGGATAACCGACTGGAGCAACCCCGCCAAGAAACTTACTACTACGAGGGAGGCATCCAGGAATATGTCGCCTACATGAACCGTGAGAAAGAGCCTCTGCATCAGGAAATTATCTATATTCAGGGAGAACGCAACGGGACACAAGTCGAAGTTGCATTGCAGTGGTGTGTCGATGCCTACAGCGATAATTTGCTGGGCTTTGCCAACAACATCCGCACGATTGATGGTGGCACCCATTTGGAGGGGCTAAAAGCGGTATTGACGCGGACGATGAATGCGATCGCCCGTAAGCGCAACAAAATTAAAGAGGGTGAACCTAACCTCGGCGGCGAGAATGTTAGAGAGGGATTGACGGGCGTGATTTCCGTTAAAGTCCCCGATCCGGAATTTGAAGGGCAAACCAAGACAAAACTAGGAAATACCGAAGTCCGGGGCATCGTCGAGTCCTTGGTGGGAGAAGTTCTAACAGAATACCTAGAATTCCGTCCCAATGTGGCAGACGCCGTTTTGGACAAAGCAATCCAAGCCTTTAAAGCGGCTGAAGCGGCGCGTCGTGCGCGTGATTTGGTGCGGCGCAAATCCGTTCTGGAGTCTTCGCCGTTACCGGGTAAGTTAGCCGATTGTAGTTCTCGTGACCCCTCAGAATCGGAAATCTTTATTGTAGAAGGGGACAGTGCTGGCGGTTCCGCCAAACAAGGAAGAGATAGGCAATTCCAAGCCATTCTGCCCCTGCGCGGCAAAATCCTCAACATCGAGAAAACCGACGACGCCAAAATCTACAAAAATACAGAAATTCAGGCTTTAATTACAGCCCTAGGCTTGGGTATTAAAGGTGATGAGTTCGACCCCTCGCAATTACGTTACCACCGAATTGTGATTATGACGGATGCTGACGTGGATGGGGCGCACATCCGCACGCTGTTGTTGACGTTCTTTTATCGCTATCAGCGATCGCTTGTGGATCAGGGGTACATCTATATTGCTTGCCCTCCACTTTATAAAGTAGAGCGGGGACGCAATCATTACTACTGCTATAGCGATCGCGAACTCAACAATCTGATCCAACACGAGTTTCCCTCTAACGCCAGCTACACCATCCAACGCTTCAAAGGCTTGGGTGAAATGATGCCAACTCAGTTGTGGGAAACGACGATGAATCCCGGCACTCGCACCTTAAAGCGAGTCGAAATTGAGGATGCCGCAGAAGCGGATCGCGTCTTCACGGTGCTCATGGGCGATCGCGTCGGGCCACGCCGTGAATTCATCGAAACCTATGGTTCCCGCCTCAACCTCACTGATTTGGATATCTAA
- a CDS encoding DUF4007 family protein has product MANIKLHFNGNFALKKEDLRKILGAAAQEKGLNDDLQGLMDRTSLGNAKVGRIKSWAIRAGLVKDNRLSPEGEIVWRSDSYLESTITDWLMHFYLSFGDKGLQQPPAQPADWGGWSYFVHTFLPQYRTFTSEEFWQSCNSVFEEESRIIEQRIKYILQAYIKRDALANCKFLTLEDGKYTAGNAPLPNPYLIGYFLAKLWERDFGDTTSVLTNDILQQKMGLAPILGKETETLQECLNQLETLAIIEQRRTVSPAQIIRRWDNPLTLLSKAYAD; this is encoded by the coding sequence ATGGCTAATATAAAGCTACATTTCAATGGGAATTTTGCCCTCAAAAAAGAAGACCTGCGTAAAATCCTTGGAGCAGCGGCCCAAGAGAAAGGATTAAATGACGATTTGCAAGGCTTGATGGACAGAACCAGTCTAGGTAATGCCAAAGTTGGACGGATCAAGAGTTGGGCAATACGAGCAGGTTTAGTTAAGGATAACCGCTTAAGTCCAGAAGGTGAAATTGTTTGGCGTAGTGATTCCTATTTGGAATCAACGATTACAGACTGGCTGATGCACTTTTATCTGAGCTTTGGAGATAAGGGACTACAACAGCCACCAGCTCAACCCGCAGATTGGGGCGGTTGGTCTTACTTTGTCCACACTTTTTTACCTCAATACAGGACTTTTACTAGTGAAGAATTTTGGCAAAGCTGTAACTCAGTTTTTGAAGAAGAAAGCAGAATAATAGAGCAGAGAATTAAATATATTTTACAGGCTTACATTAAGCGAGATGCACTAGCCAATTGTAAATTTCTGACACTAGAAGACGGTAAATATACAGCCGGAAACGCCCCTCTTCCTAATCCCTACCTAATCGGATACTTCCTAGCAAAACTTTGGGAACGTGACTTTGGCGACACCACCTCCGTACTAACCAACGACATCCTTCAGCAAAAAATGGGATTAGCCCCCATCCTGGGGAAAGAAACTGAAACTCTCCAAGAGTGCCTCAATCAACTCGAAACCTTAGCCATAATCGAACAAAGGCGCACCGTATCTCCAGCCCAAATTATTCGCCGTTGGGACAACCCCCTTACCTTGCTCTCAAAAGCTTATGCCGATTAA
- the brxL gene encoding BREX system Lon protease-like protein BrxL — protein MNSSETVAYRNELVREVFGSLSIDKSRLPSSGLTGTGVPSFVGEWLLDKIVPGTGSLTSEELEKVNSFVQKAFPRKDDKEEIIFYLTQDAFYKLIALMQVRVKVEQKTGEIPEPLARIPVLNLEECSISPDLVQKNLMLLRQGLWGKISLTMRPDGQIEVVGFEPFQCSAIDLKAYAECRAQFSTDEWRDLMFCSMGFNPQHPSYSREAKTWVLARLLPLVEPNYHIMELAPKGTGKSFVFENISNKVKLISGGKITPARLLIDGRTKEIGLIGRHDVVVLDEVQSLTFDNPEEVIGPLKTYMASGRYNRSGFADISSDCSLVMLANIELDEQQRPKNEDNLIANLPKFFNETAFLDRFAGIIPGWQIPKFQRDMTAYQTGLKMDFFGEALLALRQDSRFIQYAQQNTHFDSHVTVRDQNAILKSAAGFLKILYPHLKLTVMDYQRDCLEPAMQLRQAIRNVLYHLDDEFRQTEREIYAEIAF, from the coding sequence ATGAATTCCTCTGAAACAGTGGCTTATAGGAATGAATTAGTCCGCGAAGTTTTCGGTTCTCTGAGTATTGATAAAAGCCGATTACCTTCTAGTGGGCTGACAGGTACTGGCGTACCTAGTTTTGTTGGTGAGTGGCTTCTCGATAAAATTGTCCCAGGAACAGGCTCCCTAACATCAGAGGAACTGGAAAAAGTAAATAGTTTTGTCCAGAAAGCCTTCCCTCGTAAAGATGATAAGGAAGAAATCATTTTTTACCTGACTCAGGATGCTTTTTACAAATTAATTGCCCTGATGCAGGTTCGTGTAAAAGTAGAGCAGAAGACAGGAGAGATTCCAGAACCTCTTGCCCGTATTCCTGTCCTCAACCTGGAAGAGTGTTCTATTTCTCCCGACCTCGTTCAGAAAAATCTAATGCTTCTCAGGCAAGGTCTTTGGGGAAAAATCAGTTTAACAATGAGACCTGATGGACAAATTGAGGTTGTTGGCTTTGAGCCATTTCAATGTTCTGCGATCGACCTTAAAGCTTATGCTGAGTGTCGGGCACAGTTTAGCACGGATGAATGGCGAGACTTGATGTTTTGCTCTATGGGGTTTAACCCTCAACATCCAAGCTACAGCCGAGAAGCTAAAACCTGGGTTCTTGCTCGATTACTTCCACTTGTCGAGCCAAACTATCATATTATGGAGTTGGCTCCAAAGGGAACAGGTAAAAGTTTTGTATTTGAGAATATCAGTAATAAAGTTAAACTTATAAGTGGTGGTAAAATTACGCCAGCTCGACTCCTCATCGATGGTCGCACGAAAGAGATTGGATTAATCGGTCGTCACGACGTTGTTGTTCTGGATGAAGTTCAAAGTTTAACATTTGATAATCCAGAGGAGGTGATTGGCCCTTTAAAAACTTATATGGCAAGTGGTCGATACAATCGCTCTGGATTTGCCGATATTTCCAGTGATTGCTCGTTAGTGATGCTGGCAAATATTGAATTAGATGAGCAACAACGACCTAAAAATGAAGACAACTTAATTGCAAACTTGCCTAAATTCTTTAATGAAACTGCATTTCTCGACCGCTTTGCAGGAATAATTCCAGGTTGGCAAATTCCCAAATTTCAAAGAGATATGACAGCTTATCAAACTGGCTTGAAGATGGATTTCTTCGGTGAAGCCTTATTAGCTTTACGGCAAGATAGCCGATTCATTCAATATGCTCAGCAAAACACACATTTTGATAGTCATGTAACTGTACGCGATCAAAACGCGATTCTCAAGTCAGCCGCAGGATTTTTAAAAATTTTGTATCCTCATTTGAAGTTGACTGTGATGGACTATCAGCGCGACTGTTTAGAGCCTGCAATGCAACTGCGTCAAGCAATACGTAATGTGTTGTATCATCTCGATGATGAGTTTAGGCAAACGGAGAGAGAAATTTATGCAGAAATAGCGTTTTAG
- a CDS encoding biliverdin-producing heme oxygenase has translation MSNNLATKLREGTKKAHTMAENVGFVKCFLKGVVEKTSYRKLVSNLYFVYSAMEEEMDRHSTHPILSKIYFPQLNRKKSLEQDLYFYYGSNWREQVAPSPAAKNYVQHIREVSATQPELLIAHSYTRYLGDLSGGQILKKIAQRAMNLAEGQGTDFYEFQDIPDEKAFKANYRQALDELPIDDATAERIVDEANATFGMNMKLFQELEGNLIKAIGQMLFNTLTRRRAAGSTELATAE, from the coding sequence ATGAGTAACAATTTAGCCACCAAGCTGCGTGAGGGTACTAAAAAAGCTCACACAATGGCGGAAAATGTGGGTTTTGTCAAATGCTTTTTGAAAGGTGTCGTTGAGAAAACCTCTTACCGGAAGCTGGTTTCAAACCTCTACTTCGTCTATTCGGCGATGGAAGAAGAGATGGATCGCCACAGCACACACCCAATTCTCTCCAAAATCTACTTCCCCCAGCTCAACCGGAAAAAGAGCCTAGAGCAAGACTTGTACTTCTACTACGGTTCTAACTGGCGTGAGCAAGTCGCTCCTTCACCAGCGGCGAAAAACTATGTGCAACACATTCGGGAAGTATCTGCCACACAACCTGAATTGTTGATTGCTCATTCCTACACGCGCTATCTCGGTGACTTATCCGGTGGGCAAATTCTCAAAAAGATTGCCCAACGGGCTATGAATTTAGCCGAGGGGCAGGGTACGGATTTCTACGAATTCCAAGATATTCCGGACGAGAAAGCATTTAAAGCCAACTATCGGCAAGCCCTTGATGAGTTACCCATCGATGACGCTACGGCGGAGCGGATTGTAGATGAAGCCAATGCTACCTTTGGCATGAACATGAAACTGTTCCAGGAGTTGGAAGGTAACCTGATCAAAGCCATTGGTCAAATGCTGTTCAACACCCTGACACGGCGTCGTGCGGCGGGCAGTACGGAACTGGCAACCGCAGAATAG
- a CDS encoding proprotein convertase P-domain-containing protein, producing the protein MSKIVEEVRTATATVDFQHPTTQKVHISTFVGNGGNIPDGHGSFQDDIVVTDNFKISEVSLTLKNLIHTWVGDLTVRLRHLETDTVVELFRRPGQPYFSSSGYSNDLKGDYNFSDNNSYKFEVAAAENSVIPGGNYTSLQPLSAFKNLSAAGTWRLIITDCSAGDSGSLGSWSLNLG; encoded by the coding sequence ATGTCTAAAATTGTCGAAGAAGTACGGACAGCCACTGCAACCGTTGATTTTCAACATCCCACGACCCAGAAAGTTCACATCTCGACGTTTGTGGGTAATGGTGGCAATATTCCTGATGGCCACGGCAGCTTTCAGGATGACATTGTCGTTACAGACAACTTCAAGATCTCTGAGGTGAGCCTCACACTGAAAAACCTTATCCACACTTGGGTTGGCGACCTCACTGTGCGCTTGCGCCACTTGGAGACTGACACGGTGGTTGAGTTGTTCCGCCGACCGGGTCAACCTTACTTTTCTTCGAGTGGCTATAGCAACGACCTCAAGGGCGATTACAACTTCAGCGACAACAACAGCTACAAATTTGAAGTGGCAGCGGCAGAGAATTCTGTCATTCCCGGTGGCAACTATACTTCACTCCAGCCGCTCTCTGCGTTTAAGAATTTGTCAGCCGCAGGCACTTGGCGACTCATCATCACCGATTGCTCTGCGGGTGACTCTGGTTCCCTTGGCTCTTGGAGTCTCAACTTGGGATAG
- a CDS encoding Mo-dependent nitrogenase C-terminal domain-containing protein, giving the protein MNAICTNHEPNALAGLVTNSEENFQPARGIRLPKLSFNVLQRLRQWLDQIEVNDPEMARLLARLIPAQCPFERDIMILGHKVGHIPPLCKLNPFYEQLVGLRFRALCFLADQCGEDIQSYC; this is encoded by the coding sequence ATGAATGCTATTTGCACCAATCATGAACCTAACGCCCTAGCTGGCTTAGTCACCAATTCTGAAGAAAATTTCCAACCCGCTAGAGGCATTCGATTGCCTAAGCTCTCATTCAATGTATTGCAGCGACTACGCCAATGGCTCGACCAAATCGAGGTTAATGACCCTGAAATGGCTCGATTGCTGGCTAGGCTGATTCCAGCTCAATGTCCATTTGAGCGGGATATTATGATATTGGGTCATAAGGTGGGACATATTCCTCCCTTGTGCAAATTGAATCCGTTCTACGAGCAATTAGTTGGCTTGCGTTTTCGCGCTCTTTGTTTCCTAGCCGATCAGTGTGGTGAAGATATACAATCCTATTGTTAA
- the rplL gene encoding 50S ribosomal protein L7/L12 — translation MSATTDEILEKLKSLTLLEASELVKQIEEAFGVSAAAPVGGMMMMAPGAGGAAPAEEAEEQTEFDVILEDVPADKKIAILKVVRTLTGLGLKEAKDLVEAAPKPVKEGIAKDAAEDAKKQLEEAGAKVSVK, via the coding sequence ATGTCTGCTACAACCGATGAAATTCTCGAAAAACTCAAATCACTGACGTTACTCGAAGCCTCTGAACTGGTTAAGCAAATTGAAGAAGCCTTCGGCGTCAGTGCGGCTGCCCCGGTTGGTGGCATGATGATGATGGCTCCGGGTGCGGGTGGAGCTGCTCCAGCCGAAGAAGCCGAGGAACAGACTGAATTTGATGTGATTCTCGAAGACGTTCCTGCTGATAAGAAGATTGCCATTCTTAAGGTAGTACGGACATTGACGGGTTTGGGCCTTAAAGAAGCCAAAGATTTAGTGGAAGCAGCTCCCAAACCGGTTAAGGAAGGAATTGCTAAGGATGCGGCTGAAGATGCCAAGAAGCAGTTGGAAGAAGCTGGCGCGAAGGTCAGCGTGAAGTAA
- the rplJ gene encoding 50S ribosomal protein L10, translating to MGRTIESKQAVVADLKQTLSEAQLAVVINYQGLTVAEITDLRRRLRPTGTVCKVTKNTLMRLAIGEDAKWQPMTEFLSGSSAFMLVKDDISGAIKAYQDFQKASKKTELKGGVMEGRALNEAQVKAIGDLPSKEQLIAQIAGAINAVTTKVAVGINEVPASLGRCLQAIADKEQGTSDSEAA from the coding sequence ATGGGCAGAACAATTGAAAGCAAACAAGCTGTTGTGGCGGATCTCAAGCAAACCTTGAGTGAAGCTCAGCTAGCGGTTGTAATCAACTATCAAGGGCTGACCGTTGCTGAAATTACAGACTTACGGAGACGTTTACGCCCAACAGGCACCGTTTGCAAGGTAACCAAAAACACGCTAATGCGTCTGGCCATTGGAGAGGATGCCAAATGGCAACCGATGACGGAATTTCTTTCCGGTTCATCCGCGTTCATGCTGGTCAAAGACGACATTAGCGGTGCGATTAAGGCTTACCAAGACTTCCAGAAAGCCAGCAAGAAGACCGAACTCAAAGGCGGCGTGATGGAAGGTCGCGCCTTAAACGAAGCTCAAGTCAAGGCAATTGGCGACTTGCCCTCGAAGGAACAACTGATTGCCCAAATTGCTGGGGCGATTAATGCCGTTACAACCAAGGTTGCTGTCGGTATTAACGAGGTTCCGGCTTCTCTGGGTCGATGCCTGCAAGCGATCGCAGACAAAGAGCAAGGCACCTCCGACAGTGAGGCGGCCTAA
- the rplA gene encoding 50S ribosomal protein L1, producing MTRKLSRRLQELQKKVEDRPYDPLEALNLLKETATAKFPESAEAHIRLGIDPKYTDQQLRTTVALPKGTGQTVRVAVIARGEKVTEASNAGADLVGSEELIDEIQKGMMDFDLLIATPDVMPQVAKLGRLLGPRGLMPSPKGGTVTFDLAQAIQEFKAGKLEFRADRTGIVHVLFGKASFSAEDLLVNLKALQETIDRNRPSGAKGRYWRTVYVSSTMGPSIQVDINALRDMKVGEAA from the coding sequence ATGACGAGAAAGCTATCACGCCGATTACAAGAACTGCAAAAAAAAGTCGAGGATCGACCTTACGATCCCTTAGAAGCACTGAACCTGTTAAAAGAAACAGCGACGGCAAAATTCCCGGAATCAGCGGAAGCACATATCCGTTTGGGAATTGACCCGAAGTATACCGACCAACAACTGCGAACAACCGTAGCGCTACCCAAAGGCACCGGCCAAACGGTACGGGTAGCCGTGATTGCCAGAGGTGAGAAAGTTACGGAAGCCAGTAATGCTGGTGCTGACTTGGTCGGTTCTGAGGAATTGATTGACGAAATTCAAAAAGGCATGATGGACTTTGACCTCCTGATTGCTACTCCGGACGTGATGCCCCAAGTGGCAAAATTAGGTCGCCTTTTGGGTCCAAGAGGTTTGATGCCTTCTCCCAAAGGTGGAACTGTCACTTTTGATCTGGCTCAAGCGATTCAAGAATTCAAAGCTGGTAAACTAGAGTTTAGGGCTGACCGCACCGGCATCGTCCATGTGTTGTTTGGGAAAGCATCCTTTAGCGCCGAAGACCTGCTAGTGAATCTTAAAGCTTTGCAGGAAACCATTGACCGAAATCGTCCCTCAGGAGCAAAAGGTCGTTATTGGCGTACTGTGTATGTATCTTCAACAATGGGGCCATCGATTCAAGTCGATATCAACGCTCTGCGTGATATGAAGGTCGGTGAAGCCGCCTAA
- the rplK gene encoding 50S ribosomal protein L11 — MAKKVVAMIKLALPAGKANPAPPVGPALGQHGVNIMAFCKEYNAKTADQAGMVVPVEISVFEDRSFTFILKTPPASVLIQKAAGIPKGASQPNKQKVGTITRAQLQEIAQTKMPDLNANDIEAAMKIVEGTARNMGVAIAD; from the coding sequence ATGGCCAAAAAAGTCGTTGCAATGATTAAGTTGGCTCTCCCAGCCGGGAAAGCCAACCCAGCCCCGCCCGTTGGTCCAGCCTTGGGTCAACACGGGGTCAATATTATGGCGTTCTGTAAGGAGTACAACGCCAAAACAGCCGATCAAGCGGGAATGGTCGTGCCGGTCGAAATTTCGGTGTTCGAGGATCGTAGCTTTACGTTTATTCTCAAAACGCCACCCGCATCCGTGCTGATTCAGAAAGCTGCCGGAATTCCCAAAGGGGCGAGTCAACCCAACAAGCAAAAAGTTGGGACAATTACGCGGGCGCAACTCCAAGAAATCGCCCAAACCAAAATGCCCGACCTCAATGCCAATGATATTGAGGCCGCGATGAAAATTGTAGAAGGAACCGCTCGCAATATGGGTGTCGCGATCGCAGATTAG
- the nusG gene encoding transcription termination/antitermination protein NusG: MSFAADESNDSNQQPEQTQTAHWYAVQVASGCEKRVKTNLEQRIQTLDVADRILRVQIPQTPTVKIRKDGSRQHSEEKVFPGYVLVQMVMDDDAWQVVKNTPNVINFVGAEQKRRYGRGRGHVKPVPLSPGEIERIFKQAQEQEPVVKIDMAVGDKIVVLSGPFKDFEGEVIEVSPERSKLKALLSIFGRDTPVELEFNQVQKTS; encoded by the coding sequence ATGAGTTTTGCCGCAGACGAATCAAACGATTCAAATCAACAACCCGAACAAACTCAAACCGCACACTGGTACGCGGTTCAGGTGGCGTCTGGCTGTGAAAAGCGGGTCAAGACCAACCTGGAACAGCGCATTCAAACCTTGGATGTGGCTGACCGGATTTTAAGAGTGCAAATTCCGCAGACGCCGACGGTGAAAATCCGGAAGGATGGTTCTCGGCAACACTCTGAAGAAAAAGTCTTCCCCGGTTACGTATTAGTCCAAATGGTGATGGATGACGACGCCTGGCAGGTTGTTAAAAACACACCAAATGTGATTAATTTTGTTGGGGCAGAACAAAAACGTCGCTATGGACGGGGACGGGGACACGTAAAACCCGTGCCACTAAGTCCAGGAGAAATCGAACGGATCTTCAAGCAAGCCCAGGAGCAAGAGCCGGTTGTCAAAATTGATATGGCAGTCGGAGACAAAATCGTGGTGCTTTCGGGTCCGTTCAAAGATTTTGAAGGCGAGGTGATTGAAGTTAGCCCCGAAAGGAGCAAACTAAAGGCGTTACTCTCGATTTTTGGACGAGATACGCCAGTAGAATTGGAATTCAACCAGGTTCAAAAAACTAGCTAG
- the secE gene encoding preprotein translocase subunit SecE, which produces MAKKTKTESETQSTESGFNVATFFDDTKEELGKVVWPSRQQLISESAAVLLMVILSATLIYLVDGLFVWVSKQVF; this is translated from the coding sequence GTGGCAAAAAAAACGAAAACTGAATCAGAGACTCAAAGCACTGAATCCGGGTTTAACGTAGCAACGTTCTTTGATGACACCAAAGAAGAACTCGGTAAAGTTGTTTGGCCGAGTCGGCAGCAGCTAATTAGCGAATCAGCAGCTGTGCTACTGATGGTGATTTTAAGCGCCACCTTAATCTATTTGGTGGATGGCCTCTTTGTATGGGTATCAAAACAGGTATTTTGA
- the rplS gene encoding 50S ribosomal protein L19 has protein sequence MKAQEIIRSIEAEQLKSNLPVIHVGDTVRVGVRIREGGKERVQPYEGTVIAMRNGSINETITVRRVFQGVGVERVFLIHSPRVESIKIIRRGRVRRAKLFYLRDRVGKATRIKQRFDRGI, from the coding sequence ATGAAGGCTCAAGAGATTATTCGCTCCATCGAAGCGGAACAGCTTAAATCAAACCTTCCCGTGATTCATGTCGGCGACACCGTTCGGGTTGGGGTAAGAATCCGAGAAGGTGGCAAGGAACGGGTACAGCCTTACGAAGGCACCGTGATTGCTATGCGTAACGGTAGTATCAACGAAACGATCACAGTACGACGTGTGTTTCAGGGCGTCGGCGTAGAGCGGGTATTTTTGATTCATTCTCCGCGAGTGGAGAGCATTAAAATTATCCGTCGAGGTAGGGTGCGTCGGGCGAAGTTATTCTACTTACGCGATCGCGTGGGTAAAGCGACTCGCATCAAACAACGCTTTGACCGGGGAATATAA